The Pyxicephalus adspersus unplaced genomic scaffold, UCB_Pads_2.0 Sca2959, whole genome shotgun sequence DNA window TTTACCACCCCCTGCAGCCACCGGCCCACCTGCCCCCAACTCCGCTGAACCCCCCGAAACCCCTGCTAGCGTGGGAGGGGGACCACCCTGCTCCCCCAAACCAAAACTGACCAACAGATCCCGCAAACCCCTCAACAGCCTACCTTCCTCCCCCACTCTAGACTCCCCCCTTAATCCCCCGAACCCAAAACCCCCCACAAGACAATCCCCCACATTATGCATAGTATTCACATTCCCCCCTAACCCCCCCCCAACATGAGGACCCCACACTGGGTGGGACTCACCCGGCTTCACAAGGCTCCCTCCAGGCCCTGCAGCCGTCCGATCCTCAGGGGCGccgtcctcctcctcttcttcctccgatTCTGAGAGTTCCCCCTCAGATGCCGGCATCCTCCGGATCTCCTCTTCCACTTCCGGACTCTAAACTTCCGGTCGCAGCATCCCGACGTCACTTCCGGGCGCCGGCGAAAAACCGGAAGTGCGGCCTGCGACTTCCGGTTGGCGCTGTTCGCGGTGCTGCTTACCGGATGCAGCCACCGCCGACTCCCCCGCTCCACCGGACCTCCGCTTGCCACTGGATGCCACCAACGATCCTCTCCTCTTCACAGGGGGACCAACCGACTCCGGGCCACGGTCCGGCCCCGCCCTCCGCACACTCCCCCGTCGGGCTTCAGTCCCCTCGCCAGCTCCAGAGGGGGAAACAGCCGTCAGCTCCTTCTCCACGATGCGAGCAGACCGGGACCTGACATGCAGTCCCGGGGATGCAGCTGCTCGGGGGTCCCGCCTTTgatgaggattcctcccggccCCCCTCTCCCTTACTGGCGCCCGTTGGGAGGAGGCACGCGGAGGGTCCCTGTCGGGGCTCC harbors:
- the LOC140321364 gene encoding uncharacterized protein (The sequence of the model RefSeq protein was modified relative to this genomic sequence to represent the inferred CDS: added 52 bases not found in genome assembly), which encodes MASVDDLLERIRSAAAVRGVQWLEAQMQTLGQGLEQEGQAGSQRSRRARPSRPPVRLSPSLARRVQRHTRSPDRDPPRASSQRAPVRERGAGRNPHQRRDPRAAASPGLHVRSRSARIVEKELTAVSPSGAGEGTEARRGSVRRAGPDRGPESVGPPVKRRGSLVASSGKRRSGGAGESAVAASGKQHREQRQPEVAGRTSGFSPAPGSDVGMLRPEV